GCGGCTGCGCATCGAGGAGGAGCCGTCCGAGGCCAACGTCGCCCGCTTCTCGCGCGCCGAGGACGCCTTCCGGGCCGACGGCGGCTACGCGGCCGAGGCCGAGGTCCGCCGGATCATGGCCGGCCTCGGGCTGCCCGGCGACCGGGCCGACCTGCCGATCGGCGTGCTGTCCGGCGGCGAGCGGCGCCGGGTGGAGCTGGCCCGCATCCTGTTCGCCGGCAGCGACCTGCTCCTGCTCGACGAGCCCACCAACCACCTCGACGTCGACGCCAGGGACTGGCTGCTCAAGTTCCTCCGCTCCTACCGCGGCGCGCTGCTCGTCGTCAGCCACGACCTCGAGCTGCTCGACGACGCCATCACCCGCGTGCTCCACCTCGACCGGAGCGCCGACGACGAGGTCGGCACGATGGTCGAGTACAAGGGCACCTACAGCGAGTACCGGGCCCAGCGGGCCAAGGACGAGGTGCGGCTCCGCAAGCTGCGCGAGCAGCAGCAGTCCGAGATCACCCGGCTGAAGACCCTCGCCGACCAGATGCGGGGCCAGACGGTGTCCCGGGCCCGGCGGGCCAAGGTGCTCGACCACCGGGTCGAGCGGCTGCGGGAGCACGCCGTCGAGGGGCCGGCCAGGGAGCGGGCCATGCGCGTCCGCTTCCCGCCGCCGCCCCACGCCGGCCGGGTCGTGCTCGAGGTCGACGGCCTCACCAAGGGCTACGGCGGCCCGCCCGTGTTCGAGGACGTCAGCTTCGACCTCGGCCGGGGCGAGCGGCTCATGGTCATGGGCCTCAACGGGGCAGGGAAGACGAGCCTGCTCCGCATCCTCGCCGGCGAGACGGCGGCCGACGCCGGGACCGTGGACTTCGGCACCGGCGTGTCGGTCGGCTACTACGCGCAGGAGCACGAGGGCATCAGCCCGGGGCGGACCCTGCTCGAGCACATGCGCGAGCAGGCGGCCGTCGAGGACGAGACGCTCCGCGGCCTGCTCGGGATGTTCGCCCTCACCGGCGAGAAGGCCCACCAGGACGCCGGCACCCTGTCCGGCGGCGAGAAGACCAAGCTGGCCCTCGCCCAGCTCGTGGCCGGGCGGCACAACCTGCTGCTGCTCGACGAGCCGACCAACAACCTCGAC
This is a stretch of genomic DNA from Acidimicrobiales bacterium. It encodes these proteins:
- a CDS encoding ABC-F family ATP-binding cassette domain-containing protein, whose protein sequence is MLQVRELAVEVGGHLVLQGASFTVRARDKVGLVGRNGAGKTSLLKVLAGAAQPFAGVVTHSGGLGYLSQDPRLDGVADDVTALDHVLAGRGLDLAMARLEKLRLRIEEEPSEANVARFSRAEDAFRADGGYAAEAEVRRIMAGLGLPGDRADLPIGVLSGGERRRVELARILFAGSDLLLLDEPTNHLDVDARDWLLKFLRSYRGALLVVSHDLELLDDAITRVLHLDRSADDEVGTMVEYKGTYSEYRAQRAKDEVRLRKLREQQQSEITRLKTLADQMRGQTVSRARRAKVLDHRVERLREHAVEGPARERAMRVRFPPPPHAGRVVLEVDGLTKGYGGPPVFEDVSFDLGRGERLMVMGLNGAGKTSLLRILAGETAADAGTVDFGTGVSVGYYAQEHEGISPGRTLLEHMREQAAVEDETLRGLLGMFALTGEKAHQDAGTLSGGEKTKLALAQLVAGRHNLLLLDEPTNNLDPGSRDATAAALAGWPGSLVVVSHDQGFVARLQPDRVLLMPEGTLDYWSDDLLDLVALA